TCCTCGACGGCGGCTGCCCGTTCTACGGCGCCTACGCCACGTCCGACGGCGGCCACATGGCGGTCGGCCCGCTGGAGGAGAAGTTCTACGCGGAGTTCGCCGGCCTCCTCGGCATCGCGGACGATTTCCCCGACCGGTGGGACCTGGCCCGCTGGGACGAGCTGCGCGCCGCCGTCGCCGAGCGCTTCTCGACCCGTACGCGCGCCGAGTGGACCGAGGTGTTCGACGGCACCGACGCCTGCGTCGCCCCCGTGCTCTCGCTCACCGAGGCACCGCACCACCCGCACCTCGCCGCCCGCTCCACCTTCGTCGAGCACAGCGGACTCACCCAGCCCGCCCCCGCCCCGCGCTTCTCGGCCACCCCCGTCTCCGTACGCGGCGGGCCCGCCCTGCCCGGCGCCGACACGGCCGCCGTCGCCGCCGACTGGGACATCCCCGCGCTGCGCCCCGCCGCATCGACCGACACCTACTAGGAGCCCCCGTGCAACGGCAGATCTTCACCGAGGAGCACGACGCCTTCCGCGAGACCGTCCGGGCCTTCCTGGCCAAGGAGGTCCTCCCGTACTACGAGCAGTGGGAGCAGGACGGCATCGTCTCCCGCGACGCCTGGCTCGCCGCCGGACGCGCGGGACTGCTGGGCCTCGCCGTCCCGGAGGAGTACGGAGGCGGCGGCAGCGACGACTTCCGCTACAGCGCCGTCCTCGCCGAGGAGTTCACCCGGGCCGGCGCCCCCGGCCTCGCGATCGGCCTGCACAACGACATCATCGGCCCCTACCTCACCGGGCTGGCCACCGACGAGCAGAAGCGGCGCTGGCTCCCCGGCTTCTGCTCCGGGGAGACCATCACCGCGATCGCGATGACCGAGCCGGGCGCGGGCTCCGACCTCCAGGCCATCCGCACCACCGCCGAGGACAAGGGCGACCACTGGCTGCTCAACGGCTCCAAGACCTTCATCTCCAACGGCATCCTCGCCGACCTGGTCGTCGTCGTCGCGAAGACCACCCCCGACGGCGGGGCCAAGGGCCTCTCGCTGATCGTCGTCGAGCGCGGGGCGGAGGGCTTCGAGCGCGGCCGCAACCTCGACAAGATCGGCCAGAAGTCCCAGGACACCGCCGAACTGTTCTTCGACGACGTCCGCGTCCCCAAGGAGAACCTCCTCGGCGAACTCGACGGCGCGTTCATCCACCTGATGACCAATCTGGCCCAGGAACGCATGGGCATAGCGGTCGCGGGGATCGCCGCCGCCGAACACCTGCTGGAGATCACCACCCGGTACGTGAAGGAGCGCGAGGCCTTCGGACGCCCGCTCTCCAAGCTCCAGCACATCCGCTTCGAGATTGCCGAGATGGCCACCGAGTGCGCCGTCACCCGGACCTTTCTCGACCGCTGCATCGTCGACCACTCCGACGGCGTCCTGGACGCCGTCCACGCCTCCATGGCCAAGTGGTGGGCCACCGAACTGCAGAAGCGCGTCGCCGACCGCTGCCTCCAACTCCACGGAGGCTACGGCTACATGAGCGAGTACAAGGTCGCCAAGGCGTTCACCGACGGCCGTATCCAGACCATCTACGGCGGCACGACCGAGATCATGAAGGAGATCATCGGCCGCTCGCTGCTCGCCTGAGCCGCCCCTCACCCGGGCCGACAACCACCCTCGAAAGGCAGCTGTCTTGAGTACCGAAGCATTCGTCTACGACGCGATCCGCACCCCGCGCGGCCGAGGCAAGGCCAACGGCGCCCTGCACGGGACCAAGCCGATCGACCTGGTCGTCGGCCTCATCCACGAGATCCGGGGCCGCTTCCCCGGCCTCGACCCGGCCGCCATCGACGACATCGTCCTCGGCGTGGTCAGCCCGCTCGGCGACCAGGGTTCCGACATCGCCCGTATCGCCGCCATCGCGGCCGGCCTGCCCGACTCGGTCGCCGGGGTCCAGGAGAACCGCTTCTGTGCCTCGGGCCTGGAAGCGGTCAACCTGGCCGCAGCCAAGGTCCGCTCCGGCTGGGAGGACCTCGTCCTGGCGGGCGGCGTCGAGTCGATGTCCCGTGTCCCGATGGGCTCCGACGGCGGGGCCTGGGCCATGGACCCGATGACCAGCTTCGAGACCGGCTTCGCCCCGCAGGGCATCGGC
The nucleotide sequence above comes from Streptomyces sp. NBC_01116. Encoded proteins:
- a CDS encoding acyl-CoA dehydrogenase family protein, coding for MQRQIFTEEHDAFRETVRAFLAKEVLPYYEQWEQDGIVSRDAWLAAGRAGLLGLAVPEEYGGGGSDDFRYSAVLAEEFTRAGAPGLAIGLHNDIIGPYLTGLATDEQKRRWLPGFCSGETITAIAMTEPGAGSDLQAIRTTAEDKGDHWLLNGSKTFISNGILADLVVVVAKTTPDGGAKGLSLIVVERGAEGFERGRNLDKIGQKSQDTAELFFDDVRVPKENLLGELDGAFIHLMTNLAQERMGIAVAGIAAAEHLLEITTRYVKEREAFGRPLSKLQHIRFEIAEMATECAVTRTFLDRCIVDHSDGVLDAVHASMAKWWATELQKRVADRCLQLHGGYGYMSEYKVAKAFTDGRIQTIYGGTTEIMKEIIGRSLLA